In Lycium ferocissimum isolate CSIRO_LF1 chromosome 3, AGI_CSIRO_Lferr_CH_V1, whole genome shotgun sequence, the genomic window GTAGCAATAACAACCTGGAGATGCTAGGTTCAATTTTCAGCTACAACACTAGGCGTGAACCCATATGTAACTTTGGTGCACGGGATTACTCGATCCCTGTGCTTGTGGGCTATAGTTGAGGTGTGCATCACACTGACCTGGACACCaccctcataaaaaaaaataaataataaaataaaaaaaaatgtgtggaTATGTGGGCTCTTCGTGTGGCCAAGGCTAATGAGCACAAGATCCAACCCTTGTCCTCCATCATTCCCGTTCCTGAGTCCAATTCTTTTTATTAAATCTTTACGTCTTTGGTAGGTTCAATCTATTGATGTTACTTTCAGGTGTTAATCCCTTTAGTTCTGGTAGATCCAGaataggcataatacataaatatgcTCTCAAACCCTTagctggcaagtatgccctccaactttggtgtgcacaagtagacaTCTCAACTTGCATGAAGTTGAATatgtaaacacaaatgctgatgtgacacataaattttggaggtgtctagatgatcattttgtaagttgaaGTTTCAATTGACAAAGTGGagacaagttgaggtgtctacttgtgcacaccaaaagttggagggcatacttgccagctgaTCCCAAGTTTGAGGGTCTGTTTATGTATCATGCTTCTAGAATATCattcttttaatttaatacAAGCAGCTCTGGCTGTTAGGGAAAATGAGAATTGTATATTCGTATGATTAGTGGCGAAATCAGAAATTTCACTAAGTGTGTTCAAGGATGTACAACTTAGCGTCCTTTGCCGACTGTAGCTCCTCTCCTGAATTCTGACGCAGTCCACATACATGATTTGCAGATTTAGACAATTTTAAATAATGTTTCTGGAATCGACATGCCTAATGCTCATTTGCTAGGAGGAAAGAAAGCTAGTAGTGTACTAAATTCTTAGATTCACAAACTCTTTGATATACAAATTCTGACTCCATGTTTGGTTTGGATTGTTAAGATAAATATCTGTGATAAGCATCCGGTAAAAATGATATGTAACCTGCTATTACATGTTAAACTGCAGTGATAATGTTAATATGGTCGGTGACTCGGTGTATATAACGTAAATCTCTTTTATATTAGCCATATTAAATGGGGCTTCAAGGAACATGAATGGATCGAGATGATGATACCATACAACCTTAGTAACGTAAAAAATCCTTAAGAGTTAACCACATCAATGGAAATGGATATCTGGATAATTACAGATATTCACAACGTCGTAAACATTCATAAGTGCTGAAAATTTCctatattttatatttgattaaatttttactCAACCAACAAGTTGGATTTCCTTGAGCAGCTTATACATTCTTCTctattttcatttcttttttacaaGATCTTAAGAGAGCAATACAATAGTTGTAAGCAGAGAGTGTAGAAAGGAAAAACATAAAAGGTGAAACATTCTAGTTAAGTACTAACCAATATCAATTTTTATTGAGAAATGTCTTTACATCAGCTTTATGGTTTTCATAAAGAATCACCACTGGAATCCCCTGAAAATGACACTAGTGATTTAGTGGAAGAAAAAGAGGTATGTGCATAATTTATAGTATCTGTCAAGTTACTATGTCATTCAATCTCCCTTTTAACAAAGGAAACGAGCACTATAAATAGGCATAAAGTATAAAAGCATATTACGATTTTTGAGTTATATACACCGCACTATGAATTTAAATTGTACATGTTAGTACTATTTTTATCAGGTATGTTAGTACTATTTTTATCAGGTTACCTTTATTACCTTGTTAGTGACCTGATTGTACGAATATTTTGATACTGTGTGtaaaacttaaaacttaaaACTCAAATACTCAATTGATTAATTTGCTGGGAATCAAATATTTCATTGGAAATCTAAAAACTTTATAATGAACTCCTCTTAAGACATCACACTACCAGAAACAGTACATAAAGAAAACCCAAGTTgcacaaaacaagaaaaagcaCCCCACTAACCAACATTAACAATtattacaacatcattatctTAGTACTAGACAATCTTTCTTCCCACTGCCATTAATTAGTGTTGTATTAATACTCCATCAAAGTTAACACTTTCTCAAGCAGTTGCTATTGGGCCCAAGTTGACAGAAGTTTCCACAGCCTTCATTGCTTCAAACCTTGGCTCTTTAGCTTGGAATTTGAGACCTGCATATAATTTCATATAGTCCTCAAAAACAAATTTGGGATATGTGACtgtattctctttttcttccttctccAACAATTCTGGTGCGGGATAAATGACAGCATCACTTCCCGGGTTGTAGAAAGAAGCTAAAGACATTCTGTTTCCATCAGTCTGAGCAATCACCCGGTGCTCCACACTCTTGTACTTTCCATTGGTAATCACCTAAAAGccatttaaaacacaaatcaaccAAATAGTAGTAAATTTATGTCTCCTTAGTTTAGTAACTCTACCTTAGTGTAAACCGAGTATAATGTATTGACGAGTTTCACTCTTATAGACTGACACTGTAAAAGAATTAAAGGATAAGTAATTGACAATATTTAGTGGAACTGGTATGATTTGACTTATATGCAAGATTAAATTCTTTTCAAATTgtcaatgtatcatatcatgttatagCAGTTTCttatccaaaatttttttttggtcggTTACTTATACTTATCTTTTAGGGGATCTGATAGAGTAAATTTTCTCAGGAATGTTAGGGTATAAGGAGCTAATCCGAACTAGTGACCATGAAAATACAGACATGATGCAACATGTTAAATTACATTGAGTATAAAAATTCGGTGGATACCTCAAGTTGGTCACCAAGGTTGATGACAATGGAGTGGCGCATTGGTGGAACATCAATCCATTTGCCATCTTTCAGTAGCTGTAGACCACTGACTTTGTCATCTTGGAATAGAAGGATAATGCCACCAGCATCTGTGTGAGCCCTCAGGCCTTTAATCAGATCAGGTTTTGGACATGGTGGGTAGTTGCTAACTTTGGTGCCAAAAGTAGGACCCTTTGAACCATAAAAGGCTTTCTTCAAGTAACCTTGCTCTAGTCCTAGGTTTTCACAGAGCAAGTCCAACAAGTGCTCTGCTAGTTTCTCCAGTTTATCTGCAAACTCCTTCATGATTTTCCTGTCATGTTTGATGTCAAGTCAGCAACACAAGCACAAGTCATGATAGGTAAATCCAGAGTTCCATcaatataaaattattaatGTGTTTAGTTCAATTTGCAGAAGCAGTCATTGATGTGCCTGTGGTAGACaaaggcggagccaggattttgaGTGTCTGGGTtctgaataaattatttatacatattaagaaaatatcTTAAAACAAATACAAGGTTTCGCCCTTGGTAGAAGCAAACCCCAAGGAAAAAAATTTCCCTCTAGACTGAGGATAAGGTTAAGCTTATGATATACTTGTGGTCCTAGATATATAGGTTAAATTAGATAAACCATTAGTTGACCGAAAAGTCCCAGATAGTTGGAGCACAGTTTCTGTTTATGTCAAAAACCAAAGATAGTTAATGCAATGGattgatatatataaagaaaaaacaGGGAGATCCTTTGACCTGTAATCATCTTCAAGATCAGGAACTTCTGAGATGTTTGAAACAGGAAGATGTTTCAAGAAGAAGGTACTTTCCCAGTCCAAATCTTTAATTTCAGTTTGAACAGCTTCAAGGCCTTTGCTTGCTACCATTTCTTTGAACCTTTGTTCCATACATTTCTTGTAATGCTCCTTTGTAAACCTCTCAACAGTGTCTAGAAGCTCATGAGAGATCCCATGATTTACCaccttcataaatacaaaagaaaaataagtttgcAAACTAGAGATCTTTTAATGAGTTTAAGTTCTATGCACTGAGGGGGTCGTTTGGTTCTTTGGTTGAGTTATTTACAATTATAGGTAAATCTATGTGATAAACGTGCGTAACTGATATCTGATAAAAATGGTAACTAACATGTGATTAGAGGTAACTACAAATATACATTGTCAGTACATCTAACATATCTTTTTAAGACAGAGATATGTATGTTATGAGAGAAGAggatataattaaataaaaaataacatagtTTAAACTTTAATGTTACCTCAAAAAAGCCCCAATTCTCACAAGCATCCTTTATTTTCTCCAATGTTACAGCCCTTTTTTCAGTGTTAAGCATCTCCATGTTAACCACTGGGAAAGTATCCATACTTCTACTTATTCTAATTCACAATCACAATTCAATGTTTTTTCCTGTGCAGGATGGAAATGAATGAGTATTTGAAGGGGGtatttataagacttttgagaAGGGCAATAAAAcaggaaaaagatgaaaaattgaatgatttttttaaaaataaaatatgcaaGTATTAAACAATGAAATCTAGCAAGTAAAGGAAGTGGGAACAGGAGTCGTGGGGGATGTATGTGTGTACATCCTGCTAGGGACCTACCAATTTTTGGCTGAATGTAAATTAGCCATTTGGTTGCTATTATGTCTTCTTCTCATTTGTCTATCTTCTCCTTTCGTGGGGTTAGGCCTAATTAGTGCAATAGTACGACTTCTCTTTGCTttgcttttcttgaattttgaccAACGTTATGTCAATTTTATGGATGGTAAAGCTTATAAAAAGTATGCAATTTACGTGGCTAGAGTATTTTTGGAGGAAAACAAGTGCATGTTTGAAAGAAGATGGATCACATGTTTGCTATTTCGCTTAATTTCCTCAAGTATGTTAAGAAGTCTAAGCACTATCTGCATTCAAGGATGCGAATTAGTAGTGAGGTTGCATGTCTAGTAGtacattaatttaaaaaaatagtagtCAGGTTATTTATCGGTATGTTAGTTCGATCAGTTTATCGGTTATCAGTTTGTAAATATGTTAAACCAATAGAACAAATATTCGTTATCGACTATTGATTAATTGGTTCATGGTCTTTAACAGTTCGGTTATTAATTTAACCGATAAGAAAATATCTACTAGGGGTCACGGTCAACCTACTCCTAAATATTGTtccttttcctcatttttatttattaatatgcACTTGAACAATAGGTAACCTCTAAGCTAAATTAATTGTCTTCGACTTTCACATTAGCATGTGTTACCAAAAAAAACAACTAGCGTAAAATCACAACCTTTTAGCATCAACCCCTAATAAGCTCCTTTTTTCCTTGTGTTTACTTTCAGCTAATTAGTTGAGTTGTATTAAATATTTTAGTCTACTAAATGAATGGTCCATAATAAGGTCGATTTCACTTGCCTTTTGCTGGAGAGTTAAAAATACAACCATTCACTTGATAGAAAATCTCAAATAAGTTATGAACCATAAACCTCTTTAATTATAACAAACTCTTAACGTATTATAGTCAAGCTAATGAAACTTAAGAAAGggaaataagaaattaaaaatagaatttttAACTCTAAAGCCATTTTTATATAATCAgggataaaaaaattaaatttaacagGACTTTATTGAGTTATCCTTTTAACTCTTAAGAAAAGCAACCGATAtgtcaatatataaaaaaagttagaaaattatttgaaaaccGTTAAATCGATCGATAATCTTAAATCAATAGCTTTTTCCCCTGTTTGGTTTCTCGGTTAAACCGAAATTTGTACATCCCTATTCGTAGTTAATGAATGGATGAAAAGTTTTGGGATATTGAGGTTTGAATTAGAGTTATCCGCCAAAAGTAGGATGCATTCCGTTAATTTGCCCATGTGTTATCTCAAATTGCTAAATTTAGCCATCTGTGAAAATTTGGTCAATTTATAATATTCTTGTTGCTAGTAAATTATTTCGTATTTGTCTTTATTATTAAAGTAGCTCCACCTTAAAATGAATGAACTCATCGTATTCAAGTTCttcggaaaaaaaaagatcaaaattATCTCTCAACCTTTTACTAGGCTAACATTATCCTTAGATTTGAATTCCATTAAGGATCAAGTgtaaaaagaaactttttacTAATGACGAGAGATTGAATTATGGTTTaaatttgattattctatttatataaaatatatttaagatAATGATGTAGCTAACATCATACAAGGTGATTGGATTTGGCTTTACTTAATTATTAAATCCCAAGGGGAAAGCATTAGATGCAAAAAGCTAATGTCGGCATTGGCAATCTACTTAAGATCCTTAAAAGTGAGATTCAAGAGTGCGTAATATTGCAAATCCCGCCGACTTTAAATTTCATAATCTTTGGAATCAATCCCATAATCATTGTGCACGTGCCAAAAATCCTCCAAATAATAATTACGTctccattttttaaaaacatttttggtATTATATCATTATTCTACTAACGGATaagggctaaatatacccctgtactatcggaaaagggccaaatatactcttcgttatactttaggtccaaatatacccctaccgttatactattggttcaaatataccctcctCCGTTAAgtttgtccaaggtggacatccaATCATACGTGACACTGCCAtatgatgaggtggatgccacgtggcatgccacctcagcgcccctaacccattttacccctccccctctatttattcttccaccactaaaatttcaTTCCCCTCCGCCACCATTGCCACCGTTACCGTTCAATTCACGTACAAACACCTAAATTCATTCTAAATCTGCTTTTTAAAGTGTTAATTAACCTGctatgataaaaaataaaaaaataaaactgtTTGTAGCGAGTAATATGCGTCCATACCCATTTTTCTGTCTTTAACTTTCTGTGTTTTACCGTTTCCCTTCTAGATAAAAAGACAAGAACTCGCCCAAAAAATTGGCGGCAACATGTAGAAATAACTTACCAGACgaatcaaagaagaaaaaaaaaaaaaaaagaagctaaagaTGAAAGAAGATTGGGGTGATATTTTCAATGGCCTTCAAGAAATTGACAGTGAACAAGAAATGGAAGAAGCATATATTGGAGAAGATACTGAAGATTTCGTCCATAAATTGCTTACAAAAGAAACTAAATTTATCATTGCTGGATTCAACACCTGagtttcttcaaaaattatccGCCATGGCTGGCTTCAATAAGCTCGCAATATTTCAATCAAACACATTGTTGGAGTAACTAATCAATCT contains:
- the LOC132050136 gene encoding 1-aminocyclopropane-1-carboxylate oxidase; this encodes MDTFPVVNMEMLNTEKRAVTLEKIKDACENWGFFEVVNHGISHELLDTVERFTKEHYKKCMEQRFKEMVASKGLEAVQTEIKDLDWESTFFLKHLPVSNISEVPDLEDDYRKIMKEFADKLEKLAEHLLDLLCENLGLEQGYLKKAFYGSKGPTFGTKVSNYPPCPKPDLIKGLRAHTDAGGIILLFQDDKVSGLQLLKDGKWIDVPPMRHSIVINLGDQLEVITNGKYKSVEHRVIAQTDGNRMSLASFYNPGSDAVIYPAPELLEKEEKENTVTYPKFVFEDYMKLYAGLKFQAKEPRFEAMKAVETSVNLGPIATA